A DNA window from Hevea brasiliensis isolate MT/VB/25A 57/8 chromosome 2, ASM3005281v1, whole genome shotgun sequence contains the following coding sequences:
- the LOC131177908 gene encoding uncharacterized protein LOC131177908, which yields MAPSKGWMDLVGDRLNDVYLRGVEEFLDYAFKKTGRRGEVRCPCVKCSNTYSATREVVGTHLKVYGIIRNYTFWYHHGERVGESESNLESVQQSEDEPSNEMHDILRDLYPEFCGQDTNDMDTDIFASDIHKEEPNEEANKFYRLLRDFEQPLYQGSKSSKLSCSVKLLHIKSLGRWSNESFTMLLQLLKDELLPQGSNLPQSYYDAKKVIQDLGLSYKKIDACVNNCMLYWKEDERLDFCKICGYSRWKTDKYNGDDKVKTNGKRIPKKILRYFPLKPRLQRLFMSTKTASLMRWHKDKRVDDGVMRHPADSMAWISFDKLHPNFASDSRNVRLGLASDGFQPFANSKMPYSVWPVLLIPYNLPPWMCMKQSNFILSMLIPGPEGPGDAIDIYLQPLVEELRELWETGIDTFDAYAHVISSYMRFYYGLSMISAYGNLSGWSTKGKLACPCCNKDTCWMRLANGGKQCYMGHRRYLPLNHKWRNDNKSFDGTRERGLPPKPLSGDDILDQVKNLEGVILTKAPHMKKAISHDGRGDNWNKKSIFFDLPYWRTLLLRHNLDVMHIEKNICDNILGTIMNIKGKTKDSIKTRLDLQALNIRLCQFLKQLKVPDGFSSNISLCVNMKESKISGLKSHDCHVLLLHILPLAIRGLLPKVVYEPLVELSLFFTHLGAKSLKVDVLEQLEKQIPITLCKLEMIFPPSFFDIMVHFPMHLANEAKIGGPVQYRWMYPIERALYSFKSCIRNRACVEGSIAEAYIANECMTLCSRYLHGIETKFNRMERNYDGGSNKNKGGLSIFSKVGRGLGASKTRDLNTQQWEQAHIYVLKNCDEVQPYIEEYSQLPATNLVGMSEGQWNKNFVRWFKTKVAWLHKNDSSPMMGALLSLSRGPARYVTSFYGYIVNGYRFHTEYHDQGLRTQNSGVIVIGDIGDEVNNIDYYGVLTEIIQLQYLGGRRVVLFRCNWWDVYDQVRGVKIDEYGGFSVNCKRTLKTNEPFILANQASQVFYVPDNIHKGWHCVIKAHPRDSYDIPLEEDIDPVDLNQFSEAYQADESINLESGETTTVDANDQISWKRMDIEPQIIDISSTQKKRKHGS from the exons ATGGCTCCTAGTAAAGGATGGATGGATCTTGTTGGTGATCGTCTTAATGATGTATATTTACGTGGGGTTGAGGAATTTTTGGACTATGCTTTTAAGAAGACTGGGAGGCGTGGGGAAGTACGTTGTCCATGTGTCAAGTGTAGTAACACGTATTCCGCCACACGAGAAGTGGTAGGGACACACCTCAAGGTGTATGGAATAATACGTAATTATACATTTTGGTATCACCATGGAGAAAGGGTAGGTGAATCTGAATCTAATTTAGAAAGTGTTCAACAAAGTGAAGATGAGCCTAGCAATGAGATGCATGACATTTTAAGGGATTTATATCCAGAGTTTTGTGGTCAAGATACAAATGATATGGATACAGATATCTTCGCTAGTGATATTCATAAAGAGGAACCGAATGAGGAAGCGAATAAATTCTATAGGTTACTAAGAGATTTTGAGCAACCATTATACCAAGGTTCTAAGAGCTCAAAGTTATCTTGCTCAGTCAAATTGCTCCATATCAAGAGCCTTGGTCGATGGAGTAATGAGTCATTTACTATGTTGTTGCAATTATTGAAAGATGAATTATTACCTCAAGGATCTAATTTGCCACAATCATATTATGATGCAAAGAAAGTAATTCAAGATCTTGGTCTCTCATACAAAAAAATTGATGCATGTGTAAATAATTGCATGTTATATTGGAAAGAGGATGAGAGGCTAGATTTTTGTAAGATTTGTGGCTATTCTAGATGGAAGACTGATAAATATAATGGGGACGACAAGGTTAAAACCAATGGGAAGAGAATACCAAAAAAAATTCTGCGTTACTTTCCACTAAAGCCAAGACTTCAAAGATTGTTTATGTCCACAAAGACAGCGTCTTTGATGAGATGGCATAAAGATAAGAGGGTAGATGATGGAGTGATGAGACACCCTGCTGATTCAATGGCATGGATTTCCTTTGACAAACTACATCCAAATTTTGCCTCAGACTCTCGCAATGTGAGACTAGGCCTTGCTAGTGATGGATTTCAACCTTTTGCCAATTCAAAAATGCCATATAGTGTTTGGCCAGTTCTACTCATTCCATACAATTTGCCACCTTGGATGTGCATGAAacaatcaaattttattttatcaatgcTTATTCCAGGTCCTGAGGGTCCTGGAGATGCAATTGATATCTATCTTCAACCTTTAGTAGAAGAACTAAGAGAGTTATGGGAAACTGGCATTGATACATTTGATGCATATGCACATGTAATTTCAAGTTACATGCGCTTTTACTATGGACTATCAATGATTTCCGCATATGGGAACTTATCAGGTTGGAGTACTAAGGGAAAGTTGGCTTGTCCTTGTTGTAATAAGGACACCTGTTGGATGAGGTTGGCCAATGGAGGCAAGCAATGTTATATGGGTCATCGACGATATCTTCCTCTTAATCACAAATGGAGAAATGATAACAAATCTTTTGATGGCACAAGGGAGCGAGGGTTACCACCCAAGCCACTTTCAGGAGATGATATACTTGATCAAGTGAAAAATCTTGAAGGGGTCATATTAACTAAGGCTCCTCATATGAAGAAAGCAATCTCACATGATGGCAGGGGGGACAACTGGAATAAAAAGAGTATATTCTTTGACCTTCCATATTGGAGGACCTTATTACTACGCCACAACTTAGATGTCATGCACATTGAAAAGAATATATGCGATAATATACTAGGGACAATCATGAACATAAAGGGAAAAACTAAAGATAGCATCAAAACTCGCCTTGACTTGCAAGCATTAAATATAAG GCTTTGCCAATTCTTGAAGCAGTTAAAAGTTCCAGATGGATTTTCATCCAATATTTCTCTTTGTGTAAACATGAAAGAGAGTAAAATCTCAGGATTAAAGAGTCATGATTGTCATGTTCTTCTATTACATATACTTCCTCTTGCAATACGTGGTTTACTTCCAAAAGTAGTATATGAACCACTTGTTGAGCTATCATTGTTCTTCACTCATTTAGGAGCAAAGTCATTAAAGGTAGATGTATTGGAGCAATTAGAAAAGCAAATTCCTATAACTCTTTGTAAGCTAGAAATGATCTTTCCACCTTCATTCTTTGACATTATGGTGCATTTTCCTATGCATTTGGCTAATGAAGCTAAAATTGGTGGACCAGTACAATATCGTTGGATGTACCCAATAGAACGAGCATTATATTCATTTAAGTCATGTATTCGTAATAGAGCTTGTGTAGAGGGTTCAATTGCAGAGGCATACATTGCAAATGAGTGCATGACTCTTTGCTCAAGGTACTTGCATGGCATTGAGACAAAGTTCAATCGAATGGAGCGCAACTATGATGGTGGcagtaataaaaataaaggagGCTTATCAATTTTCTCCAAAGTAGGACGAGGATTAGGTGCTAGTAAAACTCGTGATCTTAATACACAGCAGTGGGAGCAAGCTCATATTTATGTATTAAAGAATTGTGATGAAGTCCAGCCATACATCGA AGAGTATTCACAATTGCCAGCAACCAATTTAGTAGGTATGTCAGAAGGTCAATGGAATAAAAATTTTGTTAGATGGTTTAAGACGAAA GTTGCATGGTTGCATAAAAATGACTCAAGTCCAATGATGGGAGCCCTACTCTCATTATCACGTGGTCCTGCTCGATATGTGACATCTTTTTATGGTTACATTGTCAATGGATATAGGTTTCATACTGAATATCATGACCAAGGTTTGAGGACACAAAATAGTGGAGTTATTGTAATTGGAGATATTGGTGATGAAGTTAACAACATAGATTACTACGGTGTCTTAACTGAGATTATTCAATTGCAATATCTTGGAGGAAGACGTGTGGTGTTATTTCGTTGTAATTGGTGGGATGTTTATGATCAAGTGAGGGGGGTTAAGATTGATGAATATGGGGGGTTTAGTGTTAACTGTAAACGAACTTTGAAAACAAATGAACCTTTCATTTTAGCTAACCAAGCATCACAAGTCTTTTATGTTCCAGACAATATTCACAAAGGCTGGCATTGTGTGATAAAGGCACATCCTCGAGATTCCTATGACATCCCATTAGAAGAAGACATTGACCCCGTTGATTTGAATCAATTCAGTGAAGCATATCAAGCTGATGAATCTATCAATCTTGAATCTGGAGAAACAACTACAGTTGATGCAAATGACCAAATTAGTTGGAAGAGGATGGATATAGAGCCACAAATAATTGATATATCTTCAACACAGAAGAAAAGAAAACATGGATCTtga